The Hemitrygon akajei chromosome 23, sHemAka1.3, whole genome shotgun sequence genome includes a window with the following:
- the LOC140715359 gene encoding general transcription factor II-I repeat domain-containing protein 2A-like, with protein MRKVDLSKNHFKKWMKSGKSTTYASFVAAQEIVRHGKQFTDGEYIKESFIKISEHLFTDFKNKSEIVQKIRDMPLSAKTVKDRTIKMAEDITRQQIKDINSAVAYSIACDESKDKGDIEQIALFCRYVNSAGPQEEMIELIPLKGQTRGEDICEAVLNCLRAKGIKTTHLVSVATDGAPSMTGAHKGFVALLQKSLDRKLLTFHCILHQEALCAQTFPPECTEIMDVVIQIVNKIMAKSLNHRQFRLLLDELESAYSDLLLHNKVRWLSKGEVLKRFVACLEEVKTFLGSKGLTFPELEQPEWLEKLHFMVDMTAHLNTLNTALQGKGRTALHMLEDVLAFERKLTVLARDLQKGTLSHFPNLREFKQAHDMINSEYLHSAIIAMQTSFGKRFCEFREVKNTLSFPVTPLSIDPSLLNTTALAGVSQPDLEMELADIADKDIWVSKFRRLTADLEDVARQKAVLAQNHKWSDIENLPKPDKLVFETWNAIPNIYVNIKKYALGVLSIFGSTYVCEQVFSNMNFI; from the coding sequence ATGCGGAAGGTTGATCTGAGCAAAAATCATTTCAAGAAGTGGATGAAGTCTGGAAAATCAACTACATATGCTAGTTTTGTTGCCGCTCAGGAAATAGTCAGGCACGGGAAGCAGTTTACAGATGGTGAATATATAAAAGAATCTTTCATTAAGATTTCAGAACATCTATTCACAGACTTTAAAAACAAGAGTGAAATTGTGCAGAAAATCAGGGATATGCCCCTCTCTGCAAAGACTGTCAAAGACAGAACCATAAAAATGGCAGAAGACATCACAAGACAGCAAATTAAAGACATTAATTCAGCTGTGGCCTACTCGATTGCCTGTGACGAGTCTAAAGACAAAGGTGATATTGAACAAATAGCGCTGTTCTGCCGGTATGTAAACTCTGCCGGGCCACAGGAAGAAATGATTGAGTTGATACCTCTAAAAGGCCAAACACGGGGGGAGGACATCTGTGAGGCTGTCTTGAATTGTTTAAGAGCCAAAGGAATAAAGACCACCCACCTGGTGTCAGTAGCTACTGATGGGGCACCAAGTATGACAGGAGCGCACAAGGGTTTTGTGGCTTTACTGCAGAAGTCGCTGGACAGAAAGCTGCtaacttttcactgcatcttgcacCAAGAGGCACTGTGCGCTCAAACATTTCCTCCGGAATGCACAGAAATAATGGATGTTGTCATTCAGATTGTCAATAAAATAATGGCAAAAAGTTTAAATCACCGTCAATTCCGTTTGTTACTGGACGAGCTCGAAAGCGCATATTCTGATCTCCTGCTGCACAACAAAGTCCGGTGGCTGTCCAAAGGGGAGGTGCTGAAACGCTTTGTCGCGTGTCTGGAAGAAGTGAAAACTTTCCTGGGCAGTAAAGGGCTCACCTTTCCTGAGCTGGAACAGCCAGAGTGGCTGGAAAAGCTACACTTCATGGTAGACATGACAGCGCACCTGAACACGCTGAACACAGCTCTTCAGGGGAAAGGACGCACAGCCCTGCACATGTTGGAGGATGTTTTGGCATTCGAGCGCAAGTTGACAGTGCTTGCCAGAGATTTACAGAAAGGCACATTGTCTCACTTCCCCAATTTGAGAGAGTTCAAACAAGCTCACGACATGATAAATTCGGAGTATTTACATTCTGCAATCATCGCAATGCAAACATCGTTTGGGAAAcgcttctgtgagttcagagaggTGAAAAACACATTATCCTTCCCGGTCACTCCCCTAAGCATCGATCCATCCCTACTGAATACGACTGCATTGGCAGGTGTGAGTCAACCTGATCTTGAGATGGAACTGGCCGACATAGCCGACAAAGACATATGGGTGTCCAAGTTTAGACGCTTGACAGCAGACCTTGAAGATGTTGCCCGTCAGAAGGCCGTTCTTGCTCAGAATCACAAATGGAGTGATATTGAAAACCTCCCCAAACCGGACAAACTTGTGTTCGAAACATGGAATGCTATCCCCAACATTTATGTAAATATTAAAAAGTATGCGCTTGGAGTCCTGTCGATCTTTGGATCCACATATGTATGTGAGCAGGTGTTCTCCAACATGAACTTTATTTAA